The following nucleotide sequence is from Azoarcus sp. CIB.
GAGAAGGGTGTGACCGGTGATTCCGAGATAGTGACCGCGGACTCCGATTTGATCGGGCCTGCGGAAAGGGAATCAGAGGGTCGCTCGAGCGGCGCCCTCCCACCAGCCGCTCATGAGACTTCGGGGCGGTATGCTCGCCTGCACCTTCGCGCAGCTTTCCCAGGCATCCTTGGGAACGCTCAGGCCGGCGAAGATACCGTAACCGCTGCCGGCGCAGATTTCCCCGCCGGCAAGGATGCTTTCTCCTGCCTGGATCGCACCATCGGCGAGAATCGTCGCGCCCGCGCGGATTCCCCAGCCAGCCTCGAGATGTCGGCCGCAGCGAATGGAGGCTCCCGCTTCGATGCCGTGCCCTGCCCGGATGTGTTCATCTCCGGCAATGTCGCACCCAGCGCGCAGGTTCTTGGCGCACGATATCGTTCCGTGCACGACGAGGTCCCCGCCGGTGCCCGCATTCCCCGCAAGATCGAGCGCGCCGCGGCAATACAGGTCCCGACCCACCCGAAGGTCGCCGCCGCAGGCGATGTCTCCGCCGGCATCGACACCCCAGCTTGCGCGCATGTCGCCGCCCACCCCGACACGGCCGTCGGCACGAAGATGTCCGGCGACACGAAGGTCGCCTCCGACATCAATTTCCCGCCCGACACGGATGCTCCCTCCCACCCGGAGCGAGTGCCCGACACGCAGTACGTCGCCCACGTCAATATTGCCGCGCACCTCTATCGTGCCTGGATACACCAGGGCGTTGGCATCGATGCTGTCGACGACCAGCACCGCATCCGTCGGACCGAACTGGTCCATCAGCCAGCACGCGTCAGCCGCACGATTGTCGGCCACCAGCGCGTCGAGCAGTTCCTGGTAGTTTCCACCGCCCCCATAGTGGCGCAGGAACCAACGGAAGCCATTGGCACAGGGGCTCTTGGCGCGAACGAAATCTCGGGTCAGATCCATGCATTAATTCCTTGTCCGCACGGCATCGGGTATGCCGGCAGGTTCCTCCGGTGGGGCTGGCGGTACGATGGGTTTCCGGCAGCGGCATGCGAGCACCTACTCCGCATGGCAGGCCATCGTTTCGCGCGAATACTCCCGCAATGGCTTGCAGTGACTTAGCCTCAGGGTCGCACGCGCCGATCCACGTGAAAGGCGCCGAAGCGATTGCGGGTATCCGACATTCATTGCTCAGTCGTTCGAGACCATCGCAAACTGAGTTTATCGGGGCGGTCTCGCATCGCTACTTGACCAGCGTGATCGGGATGACCGTGCGGTACAGCACGCTCCACGAAATCGAGCCGGCCGTGAGACCCGCGAACCAGCCGAGACCGTGCGAGGCCATGACAATGCGGTCGCAGTCGATGCTCGTTGCAAGCTCGAGAATCTTGTCCACGGGGTCTCCCTGTGCGACATGGACCTCATAGTTGGCTCGGGCTGCATCGAGTGTGCGCAGCGCGGCATCACTAGCCTGAAGCGCCCGCTCACGGTCGCCGGAGCGAATGTCCGCATCCCTTGCTGTCGGTCGGCCGAGGAACGGTCCGTCATCGGCCCTGTGCACATTGAGCAGATGAATTCGCGGCCCATCAGTCAGCTTGCCCGTATATTCGAGTGCGTGATGCAGCGCCCGCAGAGACCCAGCTGAACCGTCACAGACGACCAGCAGGTCACCCGTGCCCGCGGCGAATTGCCTCGCACGGTGTCGCGATTTGACCAAGGTCACCGCAATGTCCGTGTTCTCCAGCACGTCCAGCGCGACCGAACCGAGCAGTGCGCACGCCACGCTGCCGGCGCCATCCGCGCCCATGACGATTTCCGTGATGCGCTGCCGGCGGGCGTAGGCGAGGATCACCTCGGCGGGATTGCCCGCCGTGAGCTGCAGGTGATAGCGCCCGTCTGCCTCGCCGAGACTCCGGCGCGCATCCTCCGTTTCGGCGAGTCCGGCGTCCATCAGCGTATCGTCGTCACTCGTGTTGCCGATAATGGTCTGCACATTCAACACGTGGAGGGCCGATCCAGCCGAGCGGCCGGCCATGCTGGCGGCGACGCGCAGGGCCGCCAACGAGGCGGGAGAACCGTCGACCGGAGCAAGGACGCGATAGACCGGAAGGCGGCGCGTCTTTCCCCCGACTTGCGCCGCAAGGCCAACCACGCGCCCGAACTGATCGCGTTCGACCATTTCCCAGTTCATGAAATCGGTTGTCACTTCCATATCGCCGCCTATCGACTGAAACGGGGTTCCTTCACGCTGTTGCTCGATCGATTCCGGCAATACGACAGCCCTATGACCGGCCGAAGCGGCCCGATCGTCGGCAGGGCTGCGCATTCCATGCCTGAGGGAATCCTATGCCACTCGCAATGGGCCGATAAGCCACCGGCGAGGCATCAGCTTGTATCCCTACAAGACACAATTGCGGCACCCTGGCTCGCTGGATGAGCATTTGGAGCGCCTCATTGTAGAGCGGACGACAACAGCGACGTTCCGCGGCGCCGGCTTATCCCGCTGGCTCCCAACGCCTACCATAGGAGTGGCCCGATGACGGGTTGCGGCCCCCCGCCGAAGACGACGCGAGGGCAAAGGAGGCGACATGACAACGAAATCGGCTGACATCGCGCGCGGGGCATCCATCGATACCGCACACGAGACAATGCAGCAACTTCGCGTCGAGCCTGATGCGGCAACCCGTCGCGGCGAGGCGCGCGGGTTACTCCTGGAAGGCCCACGCGGACCGGGTCCTGACCGGAACAGCGAGCCCGACTCCACGGACAAGCCGGCGGCGCTCCTGCGCCGGCCGCCCGGGGTGTGGGTAAAGCAGCCGATGACGGCCTGATCCGATGACGACGGCTACGGACTGAAGGAGAACGTCGATGAGAGAGCAGAATCGGGATTGCACCCCAGAGGACGACAGTCGCCTTGTGCTGGTCGCCGTGAGGCCGAGTGCGCGCTTTCACCGGCTCGGGGGCATTGGCAGCCTGATGGTGCTTTACCCGGGCCGCGATCCGCGCGCCCTCGTCCCAAGGCCGCCACCCGAAAGGAGCACGACACCGGAGGGCGTCCCGGCCGACGCGGCTTGACGCGGTGGTGTCGGCACCATTGGGGTCGCTAGTCCTGGCTGACGATCTCGTCGACGAGCCCTCATACGCCTCCCCTACCTCGGTCAGCATTTGGCGACGTGTGCGTCGTTGCGGCAGACGCACGCCCAGCCTGGCTTCGACACGACTGACCAATTTGCTCACCTGCGATTTCGAGCCTCAGGCGCTTCGCCGCGTCGGAAAAGCTTTTCGCCTTGTGCATCTGGACGAACACGACGTGTGTCATTGACGTCGTACGCGCGGCCTCCTAACTGTTTCCGTATTGGAAACAATACTGTGCCCACCGAACGGCTAATCAAGCCTCGGCTCGGCCCATATCATGGTGTCACCATCGGCGGAAGGCGCCGCTACGTCCCCTGGAGTCAAGAGAAATGATGCAAGAGACTAACATCATCGTTAGCGAGGTCGATTTTGTGCGCTTGATGGCGATTCAACCGTCACCACCCCTGCGTGCAGAACTCGAACGGGCAATTGTAATTCCCGTGGAATCAATCCAGACGAACGTCGTCACGATGAACGCGCGGGTTCACTATCGTGATGAGAGAACCGGCCTCGATCGTGAAGTGCAAATCGTGTTCCCGGACGAGGCCGACATTGCGCTGGGGAAGGTGTCCATCCTGGCGCCGGTCGGCGCAGCCCTGATCGGCCTGAGCGTGGGTCAGGCGATCGACTGGGACTTTCCCGACGGCACCGAGCGCCGCCTGACGGTCATCGCCGTCGATCAGTCCGGCAACGCCAGCCCTGCGGGTGCAGATCACCGGCATTGAAGGTCGCTCACGATGGTGCCCGGGTGCGGTCACGTACCGGCGGCGCCGGCCTGCCGTCATTAGCCGACAGGCGTTCCCACCAAACAGGATAGCGTCGCCGGGCACACTGGGCCTTCGCCGCGCGTCCTCCGGTTGATGGTATGCCTGGCCAGCCTGTGGCGACGCAGGCCAACCCGGCGCGCCCCGTTCCCGCACGTGCTTTGATCTGCGGGCGAGGACTGCTCACACGGAGACGAGCACGTCGCACTGGGATTCGGCCAGGACATGCTTGGTGACGCTGCCGAGGAATAATTCGTCGAGCATGCTTTCGCCGTGTTTGCCCATCACGATCAAGTCGCAGTCCGCTTCCTGCTCCTGCTCGATGATGTGCGTTGACGGAAGGCCCTGCTGCACGACAAGCCGTGCCTCGTAGGGCGGCAATCCGGCTTGCGCGCTCAAGGCATTCAGATTCTGAATCGCTTCCTGCCGGGCTAGCGTGCGATAGCCCCTGATCACTTCTTCCTCTACACCGGCGTAACGCAGATGGCCCTCGAACGGCACGTCGAATGCATGCAGCAAGACGATTTCTGCCCGTGGCGCGACAAGCCGCGCATTGCTGATTGCGCGCAGCGACGAAGGCGAGAAATCCACCGGCACGAGCACCGTTCGATACGGTTCATGCGCAGCCTGCTTGACCACCAGCATCGGACATTTCGCCCGACTGAGCATCCGTTCCGCAGTTGAGCCCAGCAGGATATGCCGCAGGAAGCTCTCGCCGCGAGCACCACAAACGATCAGGCCCGCTGCCGACACATCCACGGCCTTGTCCAGTTCTGCAAGCAAGGAGCCAAACGCAACATGAGCACCGGCGGACACGGCGTAGTGGTTTTGGAGAATGACGACAAGATCATGCAACTTTTCCCGTGCGCTCTTGAGCACCTGCTGTCTCAACTCGTCCGTCGAGTTGCCCATGAGGTGGCGAAGCTTGTCCAGCGGTGCAAGATCTGCCACATGCAACACGTCCAACGGAGCCCCCGTTTCCCGACTCACGAGGGCTGCACGCTCGACGGCATGGCGAGCCGGTGCGGAGAGGTCGGTAGCGGCAAGCAGGCGGTTCAGTTTCAACATGGTCATTTCCTATCCATTCGAATGCTGTTCGCGTCAGCACGGCAGCATCGACCCGGGCCGGGCACCTATCCTGGGTGGTTGGGAGGTCTATGCATGCTTCGGTATAATATTGCTACAAAAGTTCTCAGCTTTCACGACTATCCCCGGCAAGCAGGCAGAGCGGGGGAATGCTTGGAGGCTACGCATCGATGAGCGACCGCCACATGGATCATGCCCGCCCCCCAAGCTGGCATGCGCTGTCCAAGGACGACGTGGGACAGGTCCTGCAAACCGGGCCGGAGGGCCTGACGGAGGATGAAGCACGCCGTCGACTCGTGCAATACGGCTCGAATCTACTCGCTCCGCCGGCGCGGCGCGGCCCCCTCCTGCGGCTGGTCATGCAGTTTCACAACATCCTGCTGTACGTGATGCTCGGCGCAGCGGCCATCACGGCGGTGCTCGGTCATTGGGTCGATACCGGGGTGTTGCTCGCCGCGGTGGTGATCAACGCGATCATCGGCTTCATCCAGGAGGGCAAGGCAGAGGCCGCGCTCGACGCGATCCGCGCGATGTTGTCTCCGCATGCGACGGTGATACGTGGCGGCCATCGACGCGAACTCGACGCTGCCGATCTCGTCCCCGGCGACTGGGTGACACTGACCTCTGGCGACCGCATTCCGGCGGACCTGCGGCTGGTTTCCGCACGGGAATTGCGGATCGAGGAAGCCGCGCTGACGGGCGAATCCTTGCCTATCGAAAAGGGGACGGATGAAGTTAATGCCGACGCCCCGCTCGGCGATCGGTACGGCATGGCCTATTCGGGCACCTTTGTGGTCTACGGTCAGGCGACCGGCATCGTCGTGGCCACAGGCGGCGCGACGGAACTGGGCCGGATCAATCAGATGCTCGCCGACATCCAGAGGATGTCGACGCCGCTGCTGCGCCAGATCGACCATTTCGGCCGCGTGCTGGCATTGGCCATCATCGGCGTGTCGGCGGCGACCTTCGTGCTCGGCACGCTGT
It contains:
- a CDS encoding universal stress protein, which codes for MRSPADDRAASAGHRAVVLPESIEQQREGTPFQSIGGDMEVTTDFMNWEMVERDQFGRVVGLAAQVGGKTRRLPVYRVLAPVDGSPASLAALRVAASMAGRSAGSALHVLNVQTIIGNTSDDDTLMDAGLAETEDARRSLGEADGRYHLQLTAGNPAEVILAYARRQRITEIVMGADGAGSVACALLGSVALDVLENTDIAVTLVKSRHRARQFAAGTGDLLVVCDGSAGSLRALHHALEYTGKLTDGPRIHLLNVHRADDGPFLGRPTARDADIRSGDRERALQASDAALRTLDAARANYEVHVAQGDPVDKILELATSIDCDRIVMASHGLGWFAGLTAGSISWSVLYRTVIPITLVK
- the rnk gene encoding nucleoside diphosphate kinase regulator encodes the protein MQETNIIVSEVDFVRLMAIQPSPPLRAELERAIVIPVESIQTNVVTMNARVHYRDERTGLDREVQIVFPDEADIALGKVSILAPVGAALIGLSVGQAIDWDFPDGTERRLTVIAVDQSGNASPAGADHRH
- a CDS encoding universal stress protein, whose amino-acid sequence is MLKLNRLLAATDLSAPARHAVERAALVSRETGAPLDVLHVADLAPLDKLRHLMGNSTDELRQQVLKSAREKLHDLVVILQNHYAVSAGAHVAFGSLLAELDKAVDVSAAGLIVCGARGESFLRHILLGSTAERMLSRAKCPMLVVKQAAHEPYRTVLVPVDFSPSSLRAISNARLVAPRAEIVLLHAFDVPFEGHLRYAGVEEEVIRGYRTLARQEAIQNLNALSAQAGLPPYEARLVVQQGLPSTHIIEQEQEADCDLIVMGKHGESMLDELFLGSVTKHVLAESQCDVLVSV